The following are encoded in a window of Thermodesulfobacteriota bacterium genomic DNA:
- a CDS encoding TrpB-like pyridoxal phosphate-dependent enzyme — protein sequence MEVKFLLKESEIPKVWYNVMADMPHAPAAVLHPGTGKPVGPDDLSPLFPMPLIEQEVSPQREIPIPEEIRRIYALWRPTPMARALRLEEAIGTKSRIYYKYEGVSPAGSHKPNTAIPQAYYNKMVGRKRIATETGAGQWGSAMALGGSFFGLEVKVYMVSVSYNQKPYRRMYMEAYGASVVPSPSRDTNAGRTILQQDPKSPGSLGIAISEAVEDAATREDTSYALGSVLNHVCLHQTVIGQEAKEQMKMAGDYPDIVIGCCGGGSNLAGIGFPFLRDKIDGARNPRIIAVEPASCPTLTKGVYAYDFGDTAKLTPLIKMYTLGHDYVPPGIHAGGLRYHGDSALVSQLYHEKLMEAQAYGQLSCFKSALVFAKSEGILPAPESSHAIHAAIVEAKRADEEGKQKTILFNLSGHGYFDLAAYDDYLNDRLEDHEHPTEMVEEALKRLPKVEV from the coding sequence ATGGAAGTGAAGTTCCTGCTGAAGGAATCCGAGATCCCGAAAGTCTGGTACAACGTCATGGCGGACATGCCGCATGCTCCGGCGGCCGTCCTCCATCCGGGGACCGGCAAGCCCGTGGGACCGGACGACCTCTCCCCCCTGTTCCCGATGCCGCTGATCGAGCAGGAGGTCTCCCCGCAGCGGGAGATCCCCATCCCCGAGGAAATCCGGAGGATCTACGCGCTCTGGCGGCCCACCCCGATGGCCCGCGCGCTGCGGCTCGAGGAGGCGATCGGGACGAAGTCGCGCATCTATTACAAATACGAGGGCGTGAGCCCCGCCGGGAGCCACAAGCCGAACACCGCCATCCCGCAGGCGTACTACAACAAGATGGTCGGGCGCAAGCGGATCGCCACGGAGACCGGGGCCGGACAGTGGGGCTCGGCCATGGCGCTCGGAGGATCGTTCTTCGGCCTCGAGGTGAAGGTGTACATGGTGAGCGTCAGCTACAACCAGAAGCCGTACCGGAGGATGTACATGGAGGCGTACGGCGCCTCGGTCGTCCCCTCCCCGAGCCGCGACACCAACGCGGGCAGGACGATCCTCCAGCAGGATCCCAAATCGCCCGGGTCTCTGGGCATCGCGATCAGCGAGGCGGTCGAGGACGCCGCGACGCGCGAGGACACCAGCTACGCTCTCGGCTCGGTGCTGAACCACGTCTGCCTCCACCAGACGGTCATCGGACAGGAGGCGAAGGAGCAGATGAAGATGGCGGGGGACTACCCCGACATCGTCATCGGATGCTGCGGCGGGGGGAGCAACCTCGCGGGCATCGGGTTCCCCTTTTTACGGGACAAGATCGACGGGGCGCGGAACCCGCGGATCATCGCCGTCGAGCCCGCCTCATGCCCGACGCTCACCAAGGGGGTCTACGCCTACGATTTCGGAGACACGGCGAAGCTGACCCCGCTGATCAAGATGTACACGCTGGGGCACGACTACGTCCCGCCGGGCATCCACGCGGGAGGGCTGCGCTACCACGGGGATTCGGCGCTGGTCAGCCAGCTCTACCACGAGAAGCTGATGGAGGCGCAGGCGTACGGGCAGCTTTCCTGCTTCAAGAGCGCCCTGGTCTTCGCGAAGTCGGAGGGGATCCTTCCCGCGCCGGAGTCGTCCCACGCGATCCACGCGGCCATCGTCGAGGCGAAGCGCGCGGACGAGGAGGGGAAGCAGAAGACCATCCTGTTCAATCTCAGCGGGCACGGATATTTCGACCTGGCGGCGTACGACGACTACCTGAACGACCGGCTGGAGGATCACGAGCATCCCACGGAAATGGTCGAGGAGGCGCTGAAGCGGCTCCCGAAGGTGGAGGTCTGA
- a CDS encoding indole-3-glycerol phosphate synthase TrpC: protein MTRPMSDHLSRILEGVREDLAHRKARRSMDELRRMEEIRGPAKELLSTIPRVPCVIAEIKRASPSRGWIRRDLDAVETARAYIQGGAWAVSVLTEERCFGGSLTDLAVVRHEFPGAVLLRKDFLLDEYMLAESRAFGADLVLLMVSVLGERTGEMVSLAAKHRLEPLVEVRDGKEMAIAAGSGARLIGINNRDLDTLAVDMSTAERLLPLVPEGAVAVVESGISDPAQVERYHRMGARLFLVGESLATSADPADTIRRYVGK from the coding sequence TTGACGCGCCCCATGAGCGACCACCTTTCGCGGATCCTCGAAGGGGTCCGGGAGGATCTCGCCCACAGGAAGGCCCGCCGCTCCATGGACGAGCTCCGGCGGATGGAAGAGATCCGCGGACCGGCGAAGGAGCTGCTGTCGACGATCCCGCGCGTCCCCTGCGTCATCGCGGAGATCAAGCGGGCCTCTCCGTCGCGCGGATGGATCCGCCGCGACCTGGACGCGGTGGAGACCGCGAGGGCATACATCCAGGGCGGCGCGTGGGCGGTCTCCGTCCTGACGGAGGAGCGGTGCTTCGGCGGGTCGCTGACCGACCTGGCCGTCGTCCGGCACGAGTTCCCCGGCGCGGTCCTCCTGCGGAAGGATTTCCTCCTGGACGAGTACATGCTGGCCGAGTCCCGAGCGTTCGGCGCGGACCTGGTCCTGCTCATGGTCTCGGTCCTGGGGGAACGGACGGGCGAAATGGTGTCGCTCGCGGCGAAGCACCGTCTCGAGCCGCTCGTCGAGGTGCGCGACGGGAAAGAGATGGCGATCGCCGCGGGGAGCGGCGCGCGGCTGATCGGGATCAATAACCGGGACCTCGACACCCTCGCCGTCGACATGTCCACGGCGGAGCGATTGCTTCCGCTCGTCCCGGAAGGCGCGGTCGCGGTCGTGGAGAGCGGGATCTCGGATCCGGCGCAGGTCGAGCGATACCATCGGATGGGCGCCCGGCTCTTCCTGGTGGGGGAGTCGCTCGCTACGAGCGCCGACCCGGCTGACACGATCCGGCGATATGTGGGAAAATAG
- a CDS encoding bifunctional anthranilate synthase component II/anthranilate phosphoribosyltransferase, producing the protein MIAVIDNYDSFTYNIVQYLCELGADVSVFRNDAISVDELARKGPAGLVISPGPGGPDDAGISLEAIRAFQDRVPILGVCLGHQCIGQAFGGRIVHAQSLMHGKTSRIRHNGKGIFSMVENPMVAVRYHSLAVERSTIPPELEVCAESEDGEVMGLRHLEKPVFGVQFHPESILTQSGMRIVENFLSLIDPSQPVLREYGNIREAIGAVSARKNMSADGMRDAMRMIMGGEATPAQVASFLSCLAMKGETITEIAAASEVMRQKAARIVPPPGRDVLDTCGTGGDRQGTFNISTTVAFVAAGAGVLVAKHGNRSVTSRSGSADVLEALGMDLNAGPDRVQRALDEAGITFMFAPMFHAAMKYAIGPRREIAIRTIFNILGPISNPAGARRQVVGVYSEELGETYARVLAELGHKRAFVVHGTDGLDEVSLSAPSNVWDVQDGKVKRFLFDPRSAGFEYAPPAAIKGGDAQTNAAILTSILAGTPGPARQAVLLNAAFAAVAGGMAEDVREGVRVATRSIDSGAAKEKLDAFLAVLGRRGGR; encoded by the coding sequence GTGATCGCGGTCATCGACAATTACGACTCCTTCACCTACAACATCGTGCAGTACCTGTGCGAGCTGGGAGCGGATGTATCCGTGTTCCGGAACGACGCGATCTCGGTGGACGAGCTGGCGCGGAAAGGCCCGGCGGGGCTGGTGATCTCCCCGGGGCCCGGCGGCCCGGACGATGCCGGGATCTCCCTCGAAGCGATCCGCGCCTTCCAGGACCGCGTGCCGATTCTCGGTGTCTGCCTCGGCCACCAGTGCATCGGGCAGGCCTTCGGCGGCCGGATCGTCCACGCGCAGTCGTTGATGCACGGGAAGACCTCCCGGATCCGGCACAACGGGAAGGGGATCTTCTCCATGGTGGAGAATCCCATGGTCGCGGTCCGTTACCACTCCCTCGCCGTGGAGCGGTCCACGATCCCTCCGGAGCTGGAGGTATGCGCGGAATCGGAGGACGGCGAGGTGATGGGGCTTCGCCACCTCGAGAAGCCCGTGTTCGGGGTCCAGTTCCACCCCGAGTCCATCCTGACCCAGTCGGGAATGCGGATCGTCGAGAACTTCCTGTCGCTGATCGACCCGTCCCAGCCGGTGCTGCGGGAGTACGGGAACATCCGGGAGGCGATCGGCGCGGTCTCCGCCCGGAAGAACATGTCCGCCGACGGAATGCGGGACGCGATGCGGATGATCATGGGAGGGGAGGCGACGCCCGCGCAGGTCGCGTCGTTCCTTTCCTGTCTCGCCATGAAGGGGGAGACGATCACCGAGATCGCCGCGGCATCGGAGGTGATGCGGCAGAAGGCGGCGCGCATCGTTCCGCCGCCGGGACGCGATGTCCTGGACACCTGCGGCACGGGAGGGGACCGGCAGGGGACGTTCAATATCTCCACCACCGTGGCGTTCGTCGCGGCGGGAGCGGGGGTACTCGTCGCCAAGCACGGGAACCGGTCCGTCACGAGCCGGTCCGGCAGCGCCGACGTCCTCGAGGCGCTGGGGATGGACCTCAACGCCGGGCCGGACAGGGTCCAGAGGGCGCTCGACGAGGCGGGAATCACATTCATGTTCGCCCCCATGTTCCACGCGGCGATGAAATACGCCATCGGGCCGCGGCGCGAGATCGCCATCCGGACGATCTTCAACATCCTCGGCCCCATCAGCAATCCGGCGGGCGCCCGCCGCCAGGTCGTCGGCGTGTACAGCGAGGAGCTCGGGGAGACCTACGCCCGCGTCCTCGCGGAGCTGGGGCACAAGCGGGCCTTCGTCGTCCACGGGACGGACGGGCTGGACGAGGTCTCTCTCTCCGCGCCTTCCAACGTCTGGGACGTGCAGGACGGGAAGGTGAAGCGCTTCCTCTTCGACCCGCGGTCCGCGGGGTTTGAATACGCGCCGCCGGCCGCGATCAAGGGGGGGGATGCGCAGACCAACGCCGCCATCTTGACCTCCATCCTGGCTGGAACGCCCGGCCCGGCCCGCCAGGCGGTCCTTCTGAACGCAGCGTTCGCGGCGGTCGCCGGAGGGATGGCGGAGGACGTCCGGGAAGGCGTCCGCGTCGCGACCCGCTCGATCGACTCGGGAGCGGCTAAAGAGAAGCTGGATGCGTTCCTGGCGGTCCTCGGCCGCCGGGGGGGCCGTTGA